A window from Fragaria vesca subsp. vesca linkage group LG5, FraVesHawaii_1.0, whole genome shotgun sequence encodes these proteins:
- the LOC101307215 gene encoding uncharacterized protein LOC101307215, translated as MALTIKNKVGLVNGSNPRPTIQDNEQQQWDRCDTLVKTWLIGSMSKAIYGSVKHYKTARDIWLELQEQFCQTNTVQLFNIESAIHGCEQGTETVTAFFNMLKGLWDERDALCGLSTCGCAEGIKVNDYIKTQMMMQFLMGLNDNFALIHGSIVAIDPLPTVNKVFAMALRHEKQVEAMTGSKGAPAQPEGAAYAVRNAAHEENFEGRRKCVKCNKDTHSTKNCKAHLKCTFCGFKGHVIEDCRKRKAALEGIQAHARGNNVSSLFDKEGGSRSFLFSKAECNELFELLNKNGTVLANQAGNNSSYEELSDKAFGFRNDTKTSVWILDSGATDHMTLYHPRCWPSRGIKRVFPGDLADPGTGRMSSERGGMRLHESGRLMDSIGRQVDITVSCRWRGSYVSGPYAIGMGGRVG; from the exons ATGGCCTTGACCATCAAAAACAAGGTTGGACTCGTGAATGGCAGCAACCCTAGACCAACTATTCAAGACAACGAACAGCAGCAGTGGGATCGATGTGACACGCTAGTTAAAACCTGGCTCATTGGTTCCATGTCGAAGGCAATTTATGGAAGTGTGAAACACTACAAGACGGCTCGAGACATTTGGCTTGAGCTCCAAGAACAGTTTTGTCAAACCAATACTGTGCAACTCTTTAACATTGAGAGTGCAATTCATGGTTGTGAACAAGGCACCGAGACGGTCACAGCCTTCTTTAACATGTTGAAGGGTCTTTGGGATGAAAGGGATGCCTTGTGTGGCTTGTCAACTTGTGGTTGTGCAGAGGGGATTAAGGTTAACGACTACATCAAGACTCAAATGATGATGCAGTTTCTCATGGGATTAAATGACAATTTTGCATTAATTCATGGAAGCATTGTTGCTATCGATCCTCTACCAACAGTGAACAAGGTTTTTGCCATGGCACTCCGTCATGAAAAACAAGTAGAAGCCATGACCGGCAGCAAAGGAGCCCCTGCACAGCCTGAGGGCGCGGCCTATGCAGTGCGCAATGCGGCACATGAAGAGAATTTTGAAGGAAGGAGGAAGTGTGTCAAATGCAACAAAGATACTCACTCTACTAAGAATTGCAAAGCACACCTTAAGTGCACTTTCTGTGGCTTCAAAGGTCATGTGATTGAAGATTGTAGAAAGAGAAAGGCAGCTTTGGAAGGCATACAAGCACATGCTAGAGGAAACAATGTGTCCTCACTGTTTGACAAGGAAGGCGGCTCAAGGAGCTTCCTTTTCTCGAAGGCAGAGTGCAATGAACTCTTTGAGCTCCTTAACAAAAACGGCACTGTATTGGCAAATCAAGCTGGTAATAACTCATCTTATGAGGAACTCTCAGATAAAGCTTTTGGCTTCCGTAATGATACAAAGACCAGTGTATGGATATTGGATAGTGGTGCCACTGATCATATG ACTCTCTACCACCCTCGGTGCTGGCCTTCAAGGGGCATTAAGCGAGTCTTTCCTGGGGACCTTGCGGACCCAGGAACCGGGCGGATGTCGTCAGAAAGGGGCGGCATGCGTCTCCATGAGTCAGGACGTCTCATGGACAGTATCGGCCGGCAGGTCGATATTACGGTGTCGTGTCGGTGGCGAGGTTCATATGTGAGCGGTCCTTATGCCATCGGCATGGGCGGACGTGTGGGCTAA